The Oncorhynchus tshawytscha isolate Ot180627B linkage group LG08, Otsh_v2.0, whole genome shotgun sequence genome window below encodes:
- the LOC112256175 gene encoding transcription cofactor vestigial-like protein 2: MAVRSGSPQEVVKTEVQSDRVIFTYFQGDIGSMVDQHFTRALGKAGKNKAPSGKGKKSRKAVKSESDLTSCRWGVSTPSWSEGHFAPVSGSLQLSNTKESSSSHPLALDSPDESPSPWAFASRQHGGLGLPAMAYPHAMSPEGLGVTGQHYTNSLLNLLHSDRSEVAADMVSGSKPELFSSWTGHPVFREPMNPDSGIVLEKKDLYWY; the protein is encoded by the exons ATGGCAGTTCGTTCAGGTAGCCCCCAGGAAGTTGTAAAGACAGAGGTGCAGTCCGATAGAGTCATCTTCACCTACTTCCAGGGTGACATTGGTAGCATGGTGGACCAACACTTCACCCGTGCCCTCGGCAAGGCCGGCAAGAACAAGGCCCCCAGCGGGAAGGGCAAAAAGAGCCGCAAAGCTGTCAAATCTG AGTCTGACTTAACGTCTTGTCGGTGGGGTGTCTCAACCCCGTCCTGGTCTGAAGGCCACTTTGCCCCTGTCTCTGGTTCCCTTCAGCTGAGCAACACCAAGGAGTCCAGCTCCAGCCACCCCCTCGCCCTCGACTCCCCAGACGAGAGCCCCAGCCCCTGGGCCTTTGCCTCCAGGCAACATGGTGGTCTGGGCCTTCCCGCCATGGCCTATCCCCATGCCATGTCCCCTGAGGGCCTGGGGGTCACTGGACAGCATTACACCAACTCCCTGCTCAATCTCCTCCACAGTGACCGGTCAGAGGTGGCTGCAGACATGGTCTCAGGCTCCAAACCAGAGCTTTTCTCAAGCTGGACGGGTCACCCGGTCTTCAGAGAACCCATGAACCCTGACTCAG GAATAGTTCTGGAGAAAAAGGACCTGTATTGGTATTAA
- the LOC112255683 gene encoding adhesion G-protein coupled receptor G4-like isoform X1 has translation MDSARRPCFITVCLWVLATTCLPYSGSQSPSLWGKKAVFLGRPCMWQLGKECVMPLLEELSVCVHLCRKIATPEWTGFVYKAPGNRQVELGLAGRGGLLVAWLFGQEWSVPEDLPLEHWQNICLTWSSNSKRLRLYINGSSRLDAHVNASLSRQLAHNGTLTLGVSHNIVDGVMEFEDGKNFLGDISLFRMWGREQTAEEVRAHSCADGNVVSWDTRDWDYQSCLPEDDTSLQCAWSMFKIKMKAVIAQRHPLDKPVNSPEDIIRKWLGTIFPGNISVRDIFVSSPSQICQVGYNPSVRNTEKAQDRQETGRQAFIVNPFVRSQTRGKESRKMEFNSTSNKCVSCLVYVSVSPETDVGAAQNDIFGKLSLAFTSGQVTLIADPSSLSVRPIGAFPNATASPPTDTNTTAGSPTSTIAGLPTRTTAGSPTSTTAGSPSSTTAGSPTSTTAGSPTSTTAGSPTSTTAGSPTRTTAGSPTSTTAGLPTRTTAGSPTSTTAGSPTSTTAGSPTRTTTGSPTRTTTGSTTRTTTCSPTSTTASDPGSPSETHQPSIGVPANPTGLSTTRESLDFNSTKPGIASTFYRVNMKLNMTTTVTGNDPGETIQKWVQRNLGKVKMNVLNINILNSTYKVNDHKKIQELEMTAELRHETRFRCTFQVEDADARNVTTTQTLITDLLSGNHVDEEIQVDRRDVHVSHIDPGSCPKDTHESFWGVYKWPITEVQVTITMICEKNLGSRASRKCELDGVTEKAQWAKPNLKACKPVITISDLDKVTVTANNSADVMDMIKNLLGDEGDLSDSQLATVVQKLDEVLWVSTVTPQLGRDIVNIVADILVSNSDLSAVANEILGITDSIGDQMDFHEESLNVTVPSLALSMINVDPEQFQGLTFGVSSFSTGLVPETYVNQTFLSRPCDGTVASISLPQSLHNFFPQGNKKKRVQFHFYGIQELFKDPATNWTLNSYVVSASVNNSNVSNLRDPVVVTLRHLKPKEKNDKVECVYWDFQKNNGSGGWDSNGCETLLSISAYQTTCQCYHLTHFGVLLDVSRTPIGEADQEILTVISYLGCGVSSIFLGISLLTYVVFEKLRSDYPSKILINLSVALLGLNLVFLLDSWLSSFGSYGLCISTAVTLHYFLLASFTWMGLEAIHMYFALVKVFNVYVPLYIHKFCALGWGIPLVIVSMVLAVEKDAYGNVLSEASLDSLQGSEPFCWMQSNVFFYVTVVSFVLLVLLFNVVVFIVVLVQIRHMQTNKPAATGNKRCAMHDLRAVASLTFLLGLTWPIAFFTWGPARVPMLYLFSVLNSLQGFFIFVFHCLMKENVRKQWRIHLCCGRFRLNDYSDWSHSMTMGSKTKQNQLVHRSPSVKSVNTSSRKISDDSTTASCSSGTPYQQGA, from the exons ATGGATTCTGCCAGGAGGCCCTGTTTCATAACCGTGTGTTTGTGGGTACTGGCAACCACCTGTCTTCCATATTCCG GCTCCCAGAGCCCCAGCCTGTGGGGTAAGAAGGCAGTGTTCTTGGGCCGTCCATGTATGTGGCAGCTGGGTAAGGAGTGTGTAATGCCCCTCCTGGaagagctcagtgtgtgtgtgcacctgtgccGGAAGATTGCAACGCCTGAGTGGACCGGCTTTGTGTACAAGGCGCCTGGCAACAGGCAGGTAGAGCTGGGGCTTGCAGGCCGGGGAGGGCTCCTGGTGGCATGGCTGTTTGGGCAGGAGTGGTCGGTACCAGAAGACCTGCCCCTGGAACACTGGCAAAACATCTGCCTCACCTGGTCCAGCAACTCCAAGAGGCTCAGACTCTACATCAATGGGAGCAGTCGCCTGGACGCCCACGTTAACGCCAGCCTGTCCCGGCAACTGGCCCACAATGGCACCCTGACCCTGGGGGTGTCCCATAACATAGTAGATGGGGTGATGGAGTTTGAGGATGGGAAGAACTTCCTGGGGGACATAAGCCTGTTCAGGATGTGGGGGCGGGAGCAGACGgctgaggaggtgagggcccataGCTGTGCCGATGGGAACGTGGTGAGCTGGGACACCCGTGACTGGGACTACCAGAGCTGCCTACCTGAAGATGACACTAGCCTCCAGTGTG CATGGTCAATGTTCAAAATTAAAATGAAGGCCGTCATAGCACAACGGCACCCTCTTGACAAGCCTGTCAATTCCCCAGAGGACATCATACGCAAATGG CTGGGGACCATATTTCCTGGGAACATTTCTGTGCGTGACATCTTTGTGTCATCTCCAAG CCAGATCTGTCAAGTGGGCTATAATCCTAGTGTGCGAAACACAGAGAAAGCTCAG GACAGGCAGGAAACTGGCAGACAGGCTTTCATCGTAAACCCTTTTGTCAGGTCGCAGACGAGGGGAAAG GAATCAAGAAAAATGGAGTTCAACTCAACTTCTAACAAGTG TGTCAGCTGTTTGGTCTATGTGAGTGTTAGTCCTGAGACTGATGTTGGAGCGGCCCAGAATGATATCTTTGGAAAGCTGAGTCTAGCCTTCACCTCTGGCCAAGTCACCCTTATTGCAGACCCCAGCAGCCTCAGTGTACGCCCCATag GGGCTTTCCCCAACGCAACAGCTTCTCCTCCCACTGACACCAACACCACTGCTGGCTCACCAACCAGCACCATTGCTGGCTTACCAACCAGAACCACTGCTGGCTCACCAACCAGCACCACTGCTGGCTCACCATCCAGCACCACTGCTGGCTCACCAACCAGCACCACTGCTGGCTCACCAACCAGCACCACTGCTGGCTCACCAACCAGCACCACTGCTGGCTCACCAACCAGAACCACTGCTGGCTCACCAACCAGCACCACTGCTGGCTTACCAACCAGAACCACTGCTGGCTCACCAACCAGCACCACTGCTGGCTCACCAACCAGCACCACTGCTGGCTCACCAACCAGAACTACTACTGGCTCACCAACCAGAACTACTACTGGCTCAACAACCAGAACTACTACCTGCTCACCAACCAGCACTACTGCATCAG ACCCTGGCTCTCCTTCAGAGACACACCAACCATCCATTGGAGTGCCTGCAAATCCCACTGGCCTGTCTACAACCAGAGAATCTTTAGACTTCAACTCAACAAAACCTG GCATTGCATCCACCTTCTACAGAGTTAATATGAAACTGAATATGACAACGACTGTAACTGGCAACGACCCAGGGGAGACCATTCAGAAGTGG GTTCAGAGAAACCTTGGGAAAGTCAAGATGAACGTATTAAACATCAATATTTTAAACTCGACTTATAA AGTCAATGATCATAAAAAGATTCAAGAACTGGAGATG ACTGCTGAGCTGAGACATGAGACAAG GTTTAGATGTACCTTCCAGGTTGAGGATGCTGATGCACGTAATGTCACGACCACTCAAACACTCATCACTGACCTTCTGTCTGGAAACCATGTTGATGAAGAGATCCAGGTTGACCGCAGAGATGTCCACGTTTCACATATAG ATCCTGGGAGCTGTCCTAAGGACACCCATGAGAGTTTCTGGGGCGTGTATAAATGGCCAATCACAGAGGTCCAGGTGACAATAACTATGATCTGTGAGAAGAACCTTGGATCAAGGGCTTCCAGGAAATG TGAGTTAGATGGAGTGACTGAGAAAGCCCAATGGGCTAAGCCAAACCTGAAGGCATGCAAGCCGGTAATCACCATCTCTGATCTGGATAAAGTCACCGTCACAGCAA ACAACTCAGCAGATGTGATGGACATGATTAAGAACCTCCTGGGTGACGAGGGGGACCTGAGTGACTCCCAGCTGGCCACCGTGGTCCAGAAGCTGGATGAGGTTCTGTGGGTCAGCACGGTGACCCCTCAGCTCGGCAGAGATATTGTCAACATCGTCGCTGACATCCTGGTGTCCAATTCTGACCTGTCAGCGGTCGCCAACGA AATTCTGGGTATCACAGACAGCATTGGGGACCAGATGGATTTCCACGAGGAGTCACTAAATGTGACCGtcccttccctggccctctccatGATCAACGTAGATCCAGAGCAGTTCCAGGGCCTCACGTTTGGTGTCTCCTCGTTTTCGACTGGCCTTGTTCCAGAG ACCTATGTCAACCAGACGTTCTTGAGTCGGCCTTGTGATGGCACAGTCGCATCCATCTCCCTTCCGCAGTCCCTTCACAACTTCTTCCCCCAGGGAAACAAAAAAAAGAGAGTTCAGTTCCACTTCTATGGCATACAAGAGCTTTTCAAG GACCCAGCAACCAACTGGACGCTGAATAGTTATGTGGTGTCTGCCAGTGTCAACAACAGCAATGTCAGCAACCTCAGGGATCCCGTGGTGGTGACACTTCGTCACCTCAAGCCTAAAGAG AAAAACGACAAGGTGGAGTGTGTGTACTGGGACTTCCAGAAGAACAATGGGAGCGGTGGATGGGACAGCAACGGCTGTGAGACACTTCTAAGTATCTCCGCTTATCAGACCACCTGCCAATGCTACCACCTGACCCATTTCGGCGTGCTCCTG GATGTGTCCAGGACTCCTATCGGTGAGGCTGACCAGGAGATCCTGACGGTCATCTCTTACCTGGGCTGTGGTGTGTCCTCCATCTTCCTGGGCATCAGCCTGCTCACCTACGTGGTCTTTGA GAAGCTACGTAGCGACTACCCATCTAAGATCCTCATCAACCTTTCTGTGGCTCTGCTGGGCCTGAACCTAGTCTTCCTGCTGGACTCCTGGCTGTCCTCCTTCGGCAGCTACGGTCTCTGCATCAGCACGGCAGTCACGCTGCACTACTTCCTGTTAGCCTCATTCACCTGGATGGGCCTGGAGGCCATCCACATGTACTTCGCTCTGGTCAAGGTCTTCAACGTCTATGTCCCCCTCTACATCCACAAGTTCTGTGCCCTCGGCTGGG GCATTCCTCTGGTGATTGTCAGCATGGTCCTAGCCGTAGAGAAGGATGCCTATGGCAATGTTCTATCTGAGGCCTCCCTTGACTCTCTACAGGGCTCTGAGCCATT ctGTTGGATGCAGAGTAATGTTTTCTTCTACGTCACGGTCGTGTCGTTCGTGCTGCTGGTCCTGCTTTTTAATGTGGTCGTGTTCATTGTGGTTCTGGTCCAAATCCGCCACATGCAGACCAATAagcctgcagcaacaggaaacaAGCGCTGTGCCATgcatgatttgagagcagtggcCAGTCTCACCTTCCTATTGGGTCTCACCTGGCCAATAGCCTTCTTTACCTGGGGACCAGCCAGGGTCCCTATGCTCTACCTCTTCTCAGTCCTCAACAGTCTGCAAG GGTTCTTTATCTTTGTCTTCCACTGCCTGATGAAAGAGAATGTGAGGAAGCAGTGGAGGATCCATCTGTGCTGTGGCCGATTCAGGCTCAATGACTACTCAG ATTGGAGCCACTCCATGACGATGGGCAGCAAGACCAAGCAGAACCAGCTGGTGCACCGCTCTCCATCTGTCAAGTCTGTCAACACCTCCTCTAGGAAGATCTCTGATGACTCCACTACAGCTAGCTGTAGCTCTGGCACACCCTACCAACAGGGGGCCTAG
- the LOC112255683 gene encoding adhesion G-protein coupled receptor G4-like isoform X2, with translation MDSARRPCFITVCLWVLATTCLPYSGSQSPSLWGKKAVFLGRPCMWQLGKECVMPLLEELSVCVHLCRKIATPEWTGFVYKAPGNRQVELGLAGRGGLLVAWLFGQEWSVPEDLPLEHWQNICLTWSSNSKRLRLYINGSSRLDAHVNASLSRQLAHNGTLTLGVSHNIVDGVMEFEDGKNFLGDISLFRMWGREQTAEEVRAHSCADGNVVSWDTRDWDYQSCLPEDDTSLQCAWSMFKIKMKAVIAQRHPLDKPVNSPEDIIRKWLGTIFPGNISVRDIFVSSPSQICQVGYNPSVRNTEKAQESRKMEFNSTSNKCVSCLVYVSVSPETDVGAAQNDIFGKLSLAFTSGQVTLIADPSSLSVRPIGAFPNATASPPTDTNTTAGSPTSTIAGLPTRTTAGSPTSTTAGSPSSTTAGSPTSTTAGSPTSTTAGSPTSTTAGSPTRTTAGSPTSTTAGLPTRTTAGSPTSTTAGSPTSTTAGSPTRTTTGSPTRTTTGSTTRTTTCSPTSTTASDPGSPSETHQPSIGVPANPTGLSTTRESLDFNSTKPGIASTFYRVNMKLNMTTTVTGNDPGETIQKWVQRNLGKVKMNVLNINILNSTYKVNDHKKIQELEMTAELRHETRFRCTFQVEDADARNVTTTQTLITDLLSGNHVDEEIQVDRRDVHVSHIDPGSCPKDTHESFWGVYKWPITEVQVTITMICEKNLGSRASRKCELDGVTEKAQWAKPNLKACKPVITISDLDKVTVTANNSADVMDMIKNLLGDEGDLSDSQLATVVQKLDEVLWVSTVTPQLGRDIVNIVADILVSNSDLSAVANEILGITDSIGDQMDFHEESLNVTVPSLALSMINVDPEQFQGLTFGVSSFSTGLVPETYVNQTFLSRPCDGTVASISLPQSLHNFFPQGNKKKRVQFHFYGIQELFKDPATNWTLNSYVVSASVNNSNVSNLRDPVVVTLRHLKPKEKNDKVECVYWDFQKNNGSGGWDSNGCETLLSISAYQTTCQCYHLTHFGVLLDVSRTPIGEADQEILTVISYLGCGVSSIFLGISLLTYVVFEKLRSDYPSKILINLSVALLGLNLVFLLDSWLSSFGSYGLCISTAVTLHYFLLASFTWMGLEAIHMYFALVKVFNVYVPLYIHKFCALGWGIPLVIVSMVLAVEKDAYGNVLSEASLDSLQGSEPFCWMQSNVFFYVTVVSFVLLVLLFNVVVFIVVLVQIRHMQTNKPAATGNKRCAMHDLRAVASLTFLLGLTWPIAFFTWGPARVPMLYLFSVLNSLQGFFIFVFHCLMKENVRKQWRIHLCCGRFRLNDYSDWSHSMTMGSKTKQNQLVHRSPSVKSVNTSSRKISDDSTTASCSSGTPYQQGA, from the exons ATGGATTCTGCCAGGAGGCCCTGTTTCATAACCGTGTGTTTGTGGGTACTGGCAACCACCTGTCTTCCATATTCCG GCTCCCAGAGCCCCAGCCTGTGGGGTAAGAAGGCAGTGTTCTTGGGCCGTCCATGTATGTGGCAGCTGGGTAAGGAGTGTGTAATGCCCCTCCTGGaagagctcagtgtgtgtgtgcacctgtgccGGAAGATTGCAACGCCTGAGTGGACCGGCTTTGTGTACAAGGCGCCTGGCAACAGGCAGGTAGAGCTGGGGCTTGCAGGCCGGGGAGGGCTCCTGGTGGCATGGCTGTTTGGGCAGGAGTGGTCGGTACCAGAAGACCTGCCCCTGGAACACTGGCAAAACATCTGCCTCACCTGGTCCAGCAACTCCAAGAGGCTCAGACTCTACATCAATGGGAGCAGTCGCCTGGACGCCCACGTTAACGCCAGCCTGTCCCGGCAACTGGCCCACAATGGCACCCTGACCCTGGGGGTGTCCCATAACATAGTAGATGGGGTGATGGAGTTTGAGGATGGGAAGAACTTCCTGGGGGACATAAGCCTGTTCAGGATGTGGGGGCGGGAGCAGACGgctgaggaggtgagggcccataGCTGTGCCGATGGGAACGTGGTGAGCTGGGACACCCGTGACTGGGACTACCAGAGCTGCCTACCTGAAGATGACACTAGCCTCCAGTGTG CATGGTCAATGTTCAAAATTAAAATGAAGGCCGTCATAGCACAACGGCACCCTCTTGACAAGCCTGTCAATTCCCCAGAGGACATCATACGCAAATGG CTGGGGACCATATTTCCTGGGAACATTTCTGTGCGTGACATCTTTGTGTCATCTCCAAG CCAGATCTGTCAAGTGGGCTATAATCCTAGTGTGCGAAACACAGAGAAAGCTCAG GAATCAAGAAAAATGGAGTTCAACTCAACTTCTAACAAGTG TGTCAGCTGTTTGGTCTATGTGAGTGTTAGTCCTGAGACTGATGTTGGAGCGGCCCAGAATGATATCTTTGGAAAGCTGAGTCTAGCCTTCACCTCTGGCCAAGTCACCCTTATTGCAGACCCCAGCAGCCTCAGTGTACGCCCCATag GGGCTTTCCCCAACGCAACAGCTTCTCCTCCCACTGACACCAACACCACTGCTGGCTCACCAACCAGCACCATTGCTGGCTTACCAACCAGAACCACTGCTGGCTCACCAACCAGCACCACTGCTGGCTCACCATCCAGCACCACTGCTGGCTCACCAACCAGCACCACTGCTGGCTCACCAACCAGCACCACTGCTGGCTCACCAACCAGCACCACTGCTGGCTCACCAACCAGAACCACTGCTGGCTCACCAACCAGCACCACTGCTGGCTTACCAACCAGAACCACTGCTGGCTCACCAACCAGCACCACTGCTGGCTCACCAACCAGCACCACTGCTGGCTCACCAACCAGAACTACTACTGGCTCACCAACCAGAACTACTACTGGCTCAACAACCAGAACTACTACCTGCTCACCAACCAGCACTACTGCATCAG ACCCTGGCTCTCCTTCAGAGACACACCAACCATCCATTGGAGTGCCTGCAAATCCCACTGGCCTGTCTACAACCAGAGAATCTTTAGACTTCAACTCAACAAAACCTG GCATTGCATCCACCTTCTACAGAGTTAATATGAAACTGAATATGACAACGACTGTAACTGGCAACGACCCAGGGGAGACCATTCAGAAGTGG GTTCAGAGAAACCTTGGGAAAGTCAAGATGAACGTATTAAACATCAATATTTTAAACTCGACTTATAA AGTCAATGATCATAAAAAGATTCAAGAACTGGAGATG ACTGCTGAGCTGAGACATGAGACAAG GTTTAGATGTACCTTCCAGGTTGAGGATGCTGATGCACGTAATGTCACGACCACTCAAACACTCATCACTGACCTTCTGTCTGGAAACCATGTTGATGAAGAGATCCAGGTTGACCGCAGAGATGTCCACGTTTCACATATAG ATCCTGGGAGCTGTCCTAAGGACACCCATGAGAGTTTCTGGGGCGTGTATAAATGGCCAATCACAGAGGTCCAGGTGACAATAACTATGATCTGTGAGAAGAACCTTGGATCAAGGGCTTCCAGGAAATG TGAGTTAGATGGAGTGACTGAGAAAGCCCAATGGGCTAAGCCAAACCTGAAGGCATGCAAGCCGGTAATCACCATCTCTGATCTGGATAAAGTCACCGTCACAGCAA ACAACTCAGCAGATGTGATGGACATGATTAAGAACCTCCTGGGTGACGAGGGGGACCTGAGTGACTCCCAGCTGGCCACCGTGGTCCAGAAGCTGGATGAGGTTCTGTGGGTCAGCACGGTGACCCCTCAGCTCGGCAGAGATATTGTCAACATCGTCGCTGACATCCTGGTGTCCAATTCTGACCTGTCAGCGGTCGCCAACGA AATTCTGGGTATCACAGACAGCATTGGGGACCAGATGGATTTCCACGAGGAGTCACTAAATGTGACCGtcccttccctggccctctccatGATCAACGTAGATCCAGAGCAGTTCCAGGGCCTCACGTTTGGTGTCTCCTCGTTTTCGACTGGCCTTGTTCCAGAG ACCTATGTCAACCAGACGTTCTTGAGTCGGCCTTGTGATGGCACAGTCGCATCCATCTCCCTTCCGCAGTCCCTTCACAACTTCTTCCCCCAGGGAAACAAAAAAAAGAGAGTTCAGTTCCACTTCTATGGCATACAAGAGCTTTTCAAG GACCCAGCAACCAACTGGACGCTGAATAGTTATGTGGTGTCTGCCAGTGTCAACAACAGCAATGTCAGCAACCTCAGGGATCCCGTGGTGGTGACACTTCGTCACCTCAAGCCTAAAGAG AAAAACGACAAGGTGGAGTGTGTGTACTGGGACTTCCAGAAGAACAATGGGAGCGGTGGATGGGACAGCAACGGCTGTGAGACACTTCTAAGTATCTCCGCTTATCAGACCACCTGCCAATGCTACCACCTGACCCATTTCGGCGTGCTCCTG GATGTGTCCAGGACTCCTATCGGTGAGGCTGACCAGGAGATCCTGACGGTCATCTCTTACCTGGGCTGTGGTGTGTCCTCCATCTTCCTGGGCATCAGCCTGCTCACCTACGTGGTCTTTGA GAAGCTACGTAGCGACTACCCATCTAAGATCCTCATCAACCTTTCTGTGGCTCTGCTGGGCCTGAACCTAGTCTTCCTGCTGGACTCCTGGCTGTCCTCCTTCGGCAGCTACGGTCTCTGCATCAGCACGGCAGTCACGCTGCACTACTTCCTGTTAGCCTCATTCACCTGGATGGGCCTGGAGGCCATCCACATGTACTTCGCTCTGGTCAAGGTCTTCAACGTCTATGTCCCCCTCTACATCCACAAGTTCTGTGCCCTCGGCTGGG GCATTCCTCTGGTGATTGTCAGCATGGTCCTAGCCGTAGAGAAGGATGCCTATGGCAATGTTCTATCTGAGGCCTCCCTTGACTCTCTACAGGGCTCTGAGCCATT ctGTTGGATGCAGAGTAATGTTTTCTTCTACGTCACGGTCGTGTCGTTCGTGCTGCTGGTCCTGCTTTTTAATGTGGTCGTGTTCATTGTGGTTCTGGTCCAAATCCGCCACATGCAGACCAATAagcctgcagcaacaggaaacaAGCGCTGTGCCATgcatgatttgagagcagtggcCAGTCTCACCTTCCTATTGGGTCTCACCTGGCCAATAGCCTTCTTTACCTGGGGACCAGCCAGGGTCCCTATGCTCTACCTCTTCTCAGTCCTCAACAGTCTGCAAG GGTTCTTTATCTTTGTCTTCCACTGCCTGATGAAAGAGAATGTGAGGAAGCAGTGGAGGATCCATCTGTGCTGTGGCCGATTCAGGCTCAATGACTACTCAG ATTGGAGCCACTCCATGACGATGGGCAGCAAGACCAAGCAGAACCAGCTGGTGCACCGCTCTCCATCTGTCAAGTCTGTCAACACCTCCTCTAGGAAGATCTCTGATGACTCCACTACAGCTAGCTGTAGCTCTGGCACACCCTACCAACAGGGGGCCTAG